Proteins from a genomic interval of Rhodothermus marinus:
- a CDS encoding MaoC family dehydratase, with translation MYTYETLQVGDRFTATRRITAEDVRKFAELTGDDNPIHLDPEYAKRTRFGRPIVHGVLLLGIISKVLGRDFPGHGSIAVALSCRFLRPVPVDSEITVEVKIAEKIEKHRHIRAKVYIYLDGKIAVGGEATLIPPSPETAP, from the coding sequence ATGTACACCTACGAGACGTTACAGGTAGGCGATCGCTTTACGGCCACACGCCGCATTACGGCCGAAGACGTGCGCAAGTTTGCCGAACTGACCGGCGACGACAACCCCATTCATCTCGATCCGGAATACGCCAAACGTACCCGATTTGGCCGGCCCATCGTGCATGGCGTGCTGCTACTGGGCATTATCTCCAAGGTGCTGGGCCGCGACTTTCCCGGCCACGGAAGCATCGCCGTGGCGCTCTCGTGCCGTTTTCTGCGCCCGGTGCCCGTCGATTCGGAAATCACCGTCGAGGTCAAAATCGCCGAAAAAATCGAAAAGCACCGGCACATCCGGGCGAAGGTGTACATCTACCTGGACGGTAAGATTGCCGTGGGCGGCGAGGCTACGCTGATCCCCCCCTCGCCCGAGACGGCTCCGTAA
- a CDS encoding M48 family metalloprotease, producing MRVRTYLLVFLILIFFVEGCAVSTNPVSGRRRLYGYSWAEERRIGQEADRQIVAQYGLYDDPELAAYVDSLGQVILAHSHLRRPNTPKEFRETPFVFRVLDSPVVNAFALPGGYVYVTRGLLAHLNNEAQLAVVLGHEIGHVAARHASQRAFELQLGQVALLGGAVLGQEVLGLPGGDVLQLGGAVAQLLFLKYSRDDERESDRLGVEYAVRAGYDAAEAAAFFRSLKRLSEQSGASLPSFLSTHPDPGEREQTIRELAARWAQEVGPATRVNQAAYYARIEGIVLGEDPRQGYVADGAFYHPTLRFWFPVPAAFQVINQPSQVLLVEAEQQAVVVLTLASESSAEEAARAWAAREGLTVLDRGSERVNGLPAVYVVAEGQTSEGQTVRVLRYFIEHEGRVYSLAGYTLAAQYARYRPVFLQVMRGFAPLRDPARLNVQPVVLAIRPAERTAPFRALLPALPEAFTPEAVAIMNQVELDAVVQAGTPLKLPQR from the coding sequence ATGCGTGTAAGGACTTATCTTCTTGTATTTTTGATTCTTATCTTCTTCGTGGAAGGATGTGCCGTTTCGACGAACCCGGTCAGCGGACGCCGACGGCTTTACGGCTACTCCTGGGCCGAAGAGCGCCGGATCGGTCAGGAAGCCGACCGCCAGATCGTGGCACAGTACGGCCTTTATGACGATCCAGAACTGGCCGCCTACGTGGACAGTCTGGGGCAGGTCATCCTGGCCCACAGCCACCTGCGCCGCCCGAATACGCCGAAAGAGTTTCGGGAGACGCCCTTCGTTTTTCGGGTGCTTGACAGTCCGGTGGTGAATGCCTTCGCGTTGCCGGGCGGGTACGTGTACGTGACGCGCGGGCTGCTGGCGCACCTGAACAATGAGGCACAACTGGCCGTCGTGCTGGGCCACGAGATCGGCCACGTGGCTGCCCGGCACGCTTCGCAGCGGGCCTTCGAGCTACAGCTCGGACAGGTGGCCCTGCTGGGCGGAGCCGTACTCGGGCAGGAGGTGCTGGGACTTCCCGGCGGCGATGTGCTGCAACTGGGCGGGGCCGTCGCGCAGCTCCTGTTCCTGAAATACAGCCGGGACGACGAGCGCGAGTCGGACCGGCTGGGCGTCGAATATGCCGTCCGGGCCGGTTACGACGCGGCCGAGGCCGCCGCCTTCTTCCGGTCGCTGAAGCGGCTCAGTGAGCAGAGCGGCGCCAGCCTGCCGTCGTTTCTCTCGACGCATCCCGACCCGGGTGAGCGTGAGCAGACCATCCGCGAACTGGCCGCCCGCTGGGCGCAGGAGGTAGGCCCTGCTACGCGGGTGAATCAGGCCGCCTACTACGCCCGCATCGAGGGCATCGTGCTGGGCGAGGATCCGCGGCAGGGCTACGTGGCCGATGGTGCCTTCTATCATCCGACGCTGCGGTTCTGGTTTCCCGTACCGGCCGCCTTCCAGGTGATCAACCAGCCGAGTCAGGTATTGCTGGTCGAAGCGGAGCAGCAGGCCGTGGTGGTGCTGACGCTGGCTTCCGAGTCGTCGGCCGAGGAGGCTGCCCGGGCGTGGGCAGCCCGGGAGGGGCTGACCGTGCTGGATCGGGGCAGCGAACGTGTGAACGGCCTGCCCGCCGTCTACGTGGTGGCCGAGGGGCAGACGTCCGAGGGACAGACCGTGCGCGTGCTCCGGTATTTCATCGAGCACGAAGGGCGGGTCTACAGTCTGGCCGGCTACACATTGGCCGCGCAGTATGCACGTTACCGGCCCGTGTTTCTGCAGGTGATGCGCGGCTTTGCGCCGCTTCGGGATCCGGCGCGGTTGAACGTGCAGCCGGTCGTGCTGGCGATCCGTCCGGCCGAACGCACGGCCCCGTTCCGCGCGCTGCTACCCGCCTTGCCCGAAGCGTTCACGCCGGAGGCGGTCGCGATCATGAATCAGGTGGAGCTGGACGCCGTCGTGCAGGCCGGCACGCCGTTGAAGCTCCCGCAGCGGTAA
- the recF gene encoding DNA replication/repair protein RecF (All proteins in this family for which functions are known are DNA-binding proteins that assist the filamentation of RecA onto DNA for the initiation of recombination or recombinational repair.) has product MLLRSLRVRNFRAHEDTRVAFAPRINLIGGPNGAGKTNLLEAIHYLCLSKSFLAAQDTYALREGAPFFELEGVFVGTHRPELVVRLVYVPGEGKRVFFNGAPLERLADLVGELPVVVLSPADQALTGGPPEERRRFLDNLLSQAYPAYLQDLLQYRRALRQRNELLARWRRHPASVQPSLLESWQEELVTLGGRLIHRRLRFVQEFAAYLAEAHACLGLTAEVPRIEYVTVAPLDPEADPETIAAAFRARLHRLATREREQGRTLAGPHRDELILRLNGLEVRRYASQGQHRIMGLALKLAKFFYLRARRDETPLLLLDDVFDGLDRYRTQRILELLQHGEQIEQSFVTSARLDLLQELQTLAAPENRLFWVEAGRVREPDPSLSLS; this is encoded by the coding sequence ATGCTGTTGCGATCGCTTCGGGTGCGCAACTTCCGCGCGCACGAAGACACGCGGGTTGCGTTTGCCCCGCGCATCAACCTGATCGGGGGACCCAACGGCGCCGGAAAGACAAACCTGCTGGAGGCCATCCATTACCTGTGCCTCTCGAAAAGCTTTCTGGCGGCGCAGGATACCTATGCGCTCCGGGAGGGGGCGCCTTTTTTTGAGCTGGAGGGTGTCTTTGTCGGGACGCATCGGCCGGAACTGGTGGTGCGGCTCGTCTATGTGCCCGGCGAGGGCAAACGGGTCTTTTTCAACGGGGCGCCGCTGGAACGGCTGGCCGACCTGGTGGGCGAGCTTCCGGTCGTGGTGCTCTCGCCGGCCGATCAGGCGCTGACAGGCGGACCGCCCGAAGAACGTCGGCGCTTTCTCGACAACCTGCTCAGTCAGGCCTATCCGGCCTACCTCCAGGACCTGCTGCAATACCGGCGGGCGCTGCGTCAGCGCAATGAACTCCTGGCCCGGTGGCGCCGCCATCCGGCCTCCGTGCAACCCTCGCTGCTGGAGTCCTGGCAGGAAGAGCTGGTTACGCTCGGCGGTCGTCTGATTCACCGGCGGCTGCGCTTCGTGCAGGAATTCGCCGCCTATCTGGCCGAAGCACATGCCTGCCTGGGACTGACCGCCGAAGTCCCGCGCATCGAATATGTCACGGTGGCACCGCTCGATCCGGAGGCCGATCCGGAGACGATCGCGGCGGCCTTTCGGGCACGTCTGCACCGGCTGGCCACGCGCGAACGCGAACAGGGACGCACGCTCGCCGGACCCCACCGCGATGAACTCATCCTGCGGCTGAACGGCCTCGAAGTGCGGCGCTACGCCTCGCAGGGACAGCACCGCATCATGGGCCTGGCGCTCAAACTGGCCAAGTTTTTCTACCTGCGGGCCCGCCGTGACGAGACGCCGCTGCTACTGCTCGACGATGTGTTCGATGGGCTGGATCGCTACCGCACGCAACGCATTCTGGAACTGCTCCAGCACGGCGAGCAGATCGAACAGAGCTTCGTTACGTCGGCCCGGCTGGATCTGTTGCAGGAACTGCAGACGCTGGCCGCGCCGGAAAATCGTCTCTTCTGGGTAGAAGCCGGTCGGGTGCGTGAGCCTGACCCGTCCCTATCTTTGTCGTAA
- a CDS encoding CHAT domain-containing protein gives MAQLPRDAREASAELYPLAVQSLRRYRQCPGLTRQQLMQLYRREASYLHALHRYADVLALVDTFLTRFARQPDSLMFYQMYRWRGYEYYLLGDLPAAVVAYNQALRYLPAREIRARVSRLSDLGAIYSRIQDYETAYQYYLQAYYLWNQIPPDDSLRLWARLDVLHGLASLLVVHPTAGGRSREAGLAEAGRLLVEARQLLPRANIARRLRLQMQLELGLTEAMQRYLSGRPEQALQVLEELLQRARQLNEPHWRVEILYRQGLAFWYAGRLQEAERSFLEAQAHANEALNDDTRRLILTRLAQLYEEQGRPAKAEKFFRQAIPYVETYLIRLQTTQWATLPTASWYDPYRGLVRVLLRQQHYAEALQWLERGRARNLQAFRRYHAWTRQMPLAQQQRRDSLVHALNQIRARLSNPNLPADEALRLKSQEATLELQLRNLLALPPEQPEAPPATLQQRLARLGAAALVYFIDSVSGLFLLTADTLRFFPLTLTPDSLEQLLRQVSPVFDSEGSGSVRGARHFNLRALHRLFELLVAPALPFLPPDSPLFIVPDGPLFRLPFAALVLDFQRPYAYDHATYLTERYPISILPALGLLLDSLQATDALLDVSGLGRARFADDPRLREVLPVVFRRNPLPDLPGVHEELERITRRFVRAQRWEDYRATEPRFRQAATESRVLHLASHVLLHPTSSAFHAIVLSPSPGDDGVLFLHELLRNPLSADLVVLSGCNTADGAVLPGEGLEGLQYAILAAGARGVVATRWLVEDRSMAELMDRFYGYLAAGLPLDRALQQARLDFLKNAPLELQSPFYWAAPAFFGAPRVLPLTPKSYPLLPWGWILLLLLGVGLGVLLRYRKHRRAHGASLAV, from the coding sequence GTGGCCCAGTTGCCACGTGACGCGCGGGAAGCCTCCGCCGAGCTCTATCCGCTGGCCGTGCAATCTCTGCGCCGATACCGCCAGTGTCCGGGGCTGACACGGCAGCAACTCATGCAGCTCTACCGCCGGGAAGCCAGTTACCTTCATGCGCTCCATCGCTACGCGGACGTGCTGGCACTGGTGGATACCTTCCTGACCCGCTTCGCCCGTCAGCCCGACTCTCTGATGTTTTACCAGATGTACCGCTGGCGGGGCTACGAGTATTATCTGCTCGGCGACCTTCCGGCTGCCGTCGTAGCCTATAACCAGGCGCTTCGTTATCTGCCGGCCCGAGAAATCCGAGCGCGGGTCAGTCGGTTGAGCGATCTCGGGGCCATCTACTCTCGCATTCAGGATTATGAAACAGCCTATCAGTATTACCTGCAGGCCTACTACCTGTGGAACCAGATTCCTCCCGACGACTCATTGCGTCTCTGGGCGCGTCTGGACGTATTGCATGGTCTGGCCAGCTTACTGGTAGTCCATCCAACGGCGGGGGGTCGCTCTCGGGAAGCAGGACTTGCAGAAGCCGGCCGGTTGCTTGTCGAAGCCAGACAGCTTCTTCCCCGCGCGAACATCGCCCGTCGTCTTCGCCTGCAAATGCAATTAGAACTGGGCCTTACAGAAGCCATGCAGCGCTACCTGTCCGGCCGTCCGGAGCAGGCACTCCAAGTCCTAGAAGAACTTCTTCAACGGGCCCGGCAACTTAACGAGCCGCACTGGCGCGTGGAGATTCTTTACCGGCAGGGGCTGGCCTTTTGGTATGCCGGACGCCTGCAGGAGGCCGAGCGGTCTTTCCTGGAGGCCCAGGCCCATGCCAATGAAGCGCTGAACGATGATACACGGCGTCTGATTCTGACCAGACTGGCTCAATTGTACGAGGAACAAGGTCGGCCGGCCAAGGCCGAAAAGTTCTTTCGGCAAGCTATCCCCTACGTCGAGACCTATCTGATCCGCCTGCAGACCACGCAATGGGCGACCCTGCCGACCGCCAGCTGGTATGACCCCTACCGGGGACTGGTCCGCGTTCTTCTGCGTCAGCAGCACTACGCCGAAGCACTTCAGTGGCTGGAGCGCGGTCGGGCTCGCAATCTGCAGGCCTTCCGCCGCTACCACGCCTGGACCCGCCAGATGCCACTTGCGCAACAGCAGCGCCGAGACAGTCTGGTCCATGCGCTCAACCAGATTCGTGCACGTCTGAGCAACCCAAACCTACCCGCCGACGAAGCCCTGAGGCTGAAAAGCCAGGAGGCAACGCTCGAACTTCAGTTGCGCAATCTGCTGGCGCTGCCTCCGGAGCAACCGGAAGCACCTCCTGCTACGCTGCAGCAACGTCTGGCTCGACTCGGGGCCGCTGCACTGGTATACTTCATTGACTCGGTAAGCGGCCTTTTTCTGCTGACGGCCGACACGCTGCGCTTTTTCCCGCTGACGCTCACGCCCGACAGCCTGGAGCAACTCTTGCGCCAGGTCAGTCCGGTTTTCGACTCAGAAGGATCCGGCTCGGTACGTGGCGCCCGCCATTTCAACCTGCGCGCACTGCACCGGCTTTTTGAACTGCTTGTCGCTCCGGCGCTCCCGTTCCTGCCACCCGACAGCCCGCTTTTTATCGTCCCCGACGGGCCGCTCTTCCGACTGCCGTTCGCCGCACTGGTGCTCGACTTTCAGCGCCCTTACGCCTACGATCACGCCACCTATCTGACCGAGCGCTACCCGATCAGCATCCTGCCCGCGCTGGGATTGCTGCTGGACAGCCTTCAGGCAACCGACGCCCTGCTGGACGTCAGTGGCCTGGGGCGCGCGCGCTTTGCCGACGACCCACGCCTGCGCGAGGTGCTGCCTGTGGTCTTTCGCCGGAACCCGCTGCCAGACCTGCCCGGCGTGCACGAAGAGCTGGAGCGGATCACCCGACGCTTTGTCCGCGCGCAGCGCTGGGAGGACTACCGGGCCACCGAGCCGCGCTTTCGTCAGGCGGCCACCGAAAGCCGCGTGCTTCATCTGGCCTCGCACGTGCTGCTGCATCCGACCAGCTCGGCATTTCATGCCATCGTGCTCTCCCCGTCACCCGGCGACGATGGCGTGCTATTCCTGCACGAGCTGCTTCGTAATCCGCTCTCGGCCGACCTGGTAGTGCTCAGCGGCTGCAACACGGCCGACGGCGCGGTGCTGCCCGGCGAGGGCCTCGAAGGGCTGCAGTACGCCATCTTGGCGGCCGGGGCCCGCGGCGTGGTCGCCACGCGCTGGCTGGTCGAAGACCGCTCGATGGCCGAATTGATGGACCGGTTTTACGGATACTTGGCGGCCGGGCTACCGCTGGATCGAGCGCTTCAGCAGGCACGACTGGACTTCCTGAAAAACGCTCCCCTCGAACTCCAGAGCCCCTTCTACTGGGCGGCTCCCGCGTTCTTCGGCGCGCCTCGGGTGCTGCCGCTGACCCCGAAGTCCTACCCGCTACTTCCGTGGGGCTGGATCCTGCTGCTCCTGCTCGGGGTTGGCCTGGGCGTACTGCTTCGTTACCGCAAACACCGTCGTGCCCATGGAGCGTCCCTCGCTGTTTGA
- the murQ gene encoding N-acetylmuramic acid 6-phosphate etherase: MERPSLFEELKALATEQRNPHSMHIDTAPVREILEIINTEDHLVPIAVRREIPYIEQAVHLIVDAFKQGGRLFYVGAGTSGRLGILDAAECPPTFGTPPEMVQGLIAGGPEAVFRAQEGAEDREEDGARDLQRAGVTPRDVVCGLAASRRTPYVVGAIRYARQLGCRTIFITCTPREEFPLEVDVAICPVVGPEVIMGSTRMKSGTAQKLVLNMLSTAAMIRLGKVYENMMVDLQMTNQKLRERARRTVMIVTGLDYEAASRLLEAAGGHVKTAIVMALAGVSAEEARRRLARADGFVRAAIANEGPPPA; the protein is encoded by the coding sequence ATGGAGCGTCCCTCGCTGTTTGAAGAACTAAAAGCCCTGGCCACCGAGCAGCGGAACCCGCACTCCATGCACATCGACACGGCCCCGGTGCGGGAGATCCTGGAAATCATCAACACGGAAGACCACCTGGTACCCATCGCCGTACGCCGCGAAATTCCCTACATCGAGCAGGCGGTGCATCTGATCGTGGACGCCTTCAAGCAGGGAGGGCGTCTCTTTTACGTGGGAGCCGGCACCAGCGGCCGACTGGGCATTCTGGACGCGGCCGAATGTCCGCCCACGTTCGGCACCCCGCCCGAGATGGTCCAGGGCCTGATTGCCGGCGGCCCGGAGGCCGTCTTCCGGGCCCAGGAAGGCGCCGAAGACCGGGAGGAGGACGGTGCGCGCGATCTTCAGCGGGCCGGCGTCACGCCGCGCGATGTGGTCTGCGGGCTGGCCGCCAGCCGTCGCACGCCGTACGTGGTGGGGGCCATTCGCTACGCCCGCCAGCTCGGCTGTCGCACGATCTTCATCACCTGCACGCCCCGCGAGGAATTTCCCCTGGAGGTGGATGTGGCGATCTGCCCGGTCGTCGGTCCCGAAGTGATCATGGGCTCCACGCGCATGAAAAGCGGCACGGCCCAGAAGCTCGTGCTCAACATGCTCTCGACGGCCGCCATGATCCGGCTCGGCAAGGTCTACGAAAACATGATGGTGGACCTGCAGATGACGAACCAGAAACTGCGCGAGCGTGCCAGGCGCACCGTCATGATCGTGACCGGGCTGGATTACGAGGCCGCCTCACGCCTGCTCGAGGCGGCCGGCGGACACGTCAAGACGGCCATTGTGATGGCGCTGGCCGGCGTTTCGGCCGAGGAGGCCCGGCGGCGGTTGGCCCGGGCCGACGGCTTCGTGCGCGCCGCCATCGCCAACGAGGGCCCTCCGCCCGCCTGA
- the mfd gene encoding transcription-repair coupling factor has protein sequence MKLTDLQHRLESAAFFEPLHAHLESLSASTRLHLRGLAGSLPAFVLYDLSRHFRRPVLCLTPDEEQAAYLFSDLEQLLGVSDRLLRFPATGQKPYDPEQIPDSAPLIERTDVLRRLAEGFDGLLVASAEAIAERVPPPDRVRQETLVLTPGMVIDPAQLLAHLIARGFERVEFVEAPGEVALRGGILDVYPFTGTHPIRVEFFGDEIDTIREFDPRTQRSISRLTSARIVPNLSAADSEETARSIFEHLPDGALLVLFEEGALFDAVQARFAEAEQAYARLSTPDEHPRPETRYLPPAELATHLHRYPALLFGTLAEAELTLSWDTHPQPAFHGNLNLLRERLHENARRGWETVILCDSRSQEARLHDLLQEEIEAGGVRLLVESLHEGFEVPEARLAVYTDHQIFGRYHRPTTRRRRRLLGGLSLRALQNLQPGDYVVHVDFGIGQFAGLQRITIRGKQQEVVRLHYADGDVLYVSVNALHKLHRYTGKEGHRPRLTKLGSGQWEKVKARTKKRVKDIARDLIRLYAKRKASRGFAFSPDTVWQREMEAAFEYEDTPDQAAAAEAVKRDMEQPVPMDRLVCGDVGFGKTEIAIRAAFKAVQDGKQVAVLVPTTILADQHYETFTRRLAPYPVRIEVLSRFRSPAQQRAVLRDLAAGKVDIIIGTHRLLSKDVQFKDLGLLIIDEEQRFGVAAKERLRQLRVEVDTLTLTATPIPRTLQFALMGARDLSIISTPPPNRQPIVTEIHTFDETLIRDAIRYEISRGGQVFFIHNRVQSIYEMAARLQAIVPDVRIAVAHGQMKPRELERVMHDFMARKYDVLVSTNIIESGLDIPNANTIIINHAEQFGLADLHQLRGRVGRSDRKAFCYLLVPSIHGLTREARQRLQAIEEFSELGSGFSIAMRDLDIRGAGNLLGAEQSGFIEEIGFETYQQILDEAIRELREEEFADVLGAPPPKPPETSVDVEADAFIPDTYVSSNVERLNLYRRLSEATDEAAIEAFREELADRFGPVPPEVDNLLWAARLKLLGQALRLPKVLFKNRRLFLEFPLQDEDPHFYAHHFMPLLERLSQLDRRYVLKDQNRKLRAIVQDVPDLETAYQVLRQLQPAEVPVS, from the coding sequence GTGAAACTGACCGATCTGCAGCACCGCCTGGAATCGGCGGCCTTCTTTGAGCCGCTACATGCTCACCTGGAATCCCTGTCGGCATCGACCCGCCTGCACCTGCGCGGACTGGCGGGATCGCTGCCCGCGTTCGTGCTCTACGACCTGAGCCGACACTTTCGCCGCCCCGTCCTCTGCCTGACGCCCGACGAAGAGCAGGCCGCCTATCTCTTCAGCGACCTGGAACAGCTGCTGGGCGTCTCGGACCGCCTGCTGCGCTTTCCGGCTACCGGACAGAAACCCTACGATCCGGAGCAGATTCCCGACTCCGCCCCGCTCATCGAACGCACCGACGTGCTGCGCCGCCTGGCGGAAGGCTTCGACGGCCTGCTCGTCGCCAGCGCCGAGGCGATCGCCGAACGCGTCCCCCCACCCGACCGGGTCCGCCAGGAAACGCTCGTGCTCACCCCGGGCATGGTGATCGATCCCGCCCAACTCCTGGCCCACCTCATCGCCCGGGGCTTCGAGCGCGTGGAGTTCGTCGAAGCACCCGGCGAAGTGGCCCTCCGCGGCGGCATCCTCGACGTGTACCCCTTCACCGGGACGCACCCGATCCGCGTCGAATTCTTCGGCGACGAGATCGACACGATCCGGGAATTCGATCCGCGCACGCAACGCTCCATCAGCCGCCTGACCTCGGCCCGGATCGTTCCGAACCTGTCGGCGGCCGATTCCGAAGAAACAGCCCGCTCCATCTTTGAACACCTGCCCGACGGCGCGCTGCTCGTTCTTTTCGAGGAAGGCGCCCTCTTCGACGCCGTGCAGGCCCGCTTTGCCGAGGCCGAGCAGGCCTACGCCCGGCTGAGCACGCCCGACGAACACCCCCGGCCGGAAACCCGCTACCTGCCACCTGCCGAACTGGCCACGCACCTGCACCGCTACCCCGCGTTGCTTTTCGGCACGCTGGCCGAGGCCGAGCTGACGCTGAGCTGGGACACCCACCCCCAGCCTGCCTTCCATGGCAACCTGAACCTGCTACGCGAGCGCCTGCACGAAAACGCACGGCGCGGCTGGGAAACCGTCATCCTGTGCGACAGCCGGAGCCAGGAGGCCCGTCTGCACGATCTGCTTCAGGAAGAAATCGAGGCGGGCGGCGTGCGCCTGCTCGTCGAATCGCTCCACGAAGGCTTCGAGGTGCCCGAAGCCCGTCTGGCCGTCTACACGGACCACCAGATCTTCGGCCGCTACCACCGCCCCACCACCCGGCGGCGGCGTCGCCTGCTGGGCGGCCTCTCGCTCCGCGCCCTGCAGAACCTCCAGCCCGGCGACTACGTGGTGCACGTCGATTTCGGCATCGGTCAGTTCGCCGGCCTGCAGCGCATCACCATCCGGGGCAAGCAGCAGGAAGTCGTCCGCCTGCATTATGCCGACGGCGACGTGCTCTACGTGAGCGTCAACGCACTCCACAAGCTGCACCGCTACACGGGCAAAGAAGGCCACCGGCCGCGCCTGACCAAGCTGGGCTCGGGCCAGTGGGAAAAGGTCAAGGCCCGCACGAAAAAGCGGGTCAAGGACATCGCGCGCGACCTGATCCGGCTCTACGCGAAACGCAAGGCCTCCCGCGGCTTCGCTTTCTCACCCGACACGGTCTGGCAACGCGAGATGGAGGCGGCCTTCGAGTACGAAGACACTCCCGATCAGGCCGCCGCGGCCGAGGCCGTCAAGCGCGACATGGAGCAGCCCGTGCCCATGGACCGGCTCGTGTGCGGCGACGTGGGCTTCGGCAAGACCGAGATCGCCATCCGTGCCGCCTTCAAGGCCGTGCAGGACGGCAAGCAGGTGGCCGTGCTCGTACCCACCACGATCCTGGCCGACCAGCACTATGAGACGTTCACGCGTCGGCTGGCCCCCTACCCGGTCCGCATCGAGGTGCTCTCGCGCTTCCGCTCGCCCGCCCAGCAACGAGCCGTCCTGCGCGACCTGGCCGCCGGCAAGGTGGACATCATCATCGGCACGCACCGGCTGCTCTCGAAAGACGTGCAGTTCAAGGACCTGGGCCTGCTCATCATCGACGAAGAGCAGCGCTTCGGCGTGGCCGCCAAAGAACGCCTGCGCCAGCTCCGCGTCGAGGTGGACACGCTCACGCTGACGGCCACACCCATCCCCCGTACGCTCCAGTTCGCCCTGATGGGCGCCCGCGATCTGTCGATCATCTCCACGCCGCCGCCCAACCGACAGCCCATCGTTACCGAAATCCACACGTTCGACGAAACGCTCATCCGCGACGCCATCCGCTACGAGATCAGCCGCGGCGGCCAGGTCTTCTTCATCCACAACCGCGTGCAGTCCATCTACGAGATGGCCGCCCGCCTGCAGGCCATCGTGCCGGACGTACGCATCGCCGTGGCACACGGCCAGATGAAGCCCCGCGAACTGGAGCGCGTCATGCACGACTTCATGGCGCGCAAGTACGACGTGCTCGTCTCGACGAACATCATCGAAAGCGGCCTGGACATCCCCAACGCGAACACGATCATTATCAACCACGCCGAGCAGTTCGGCCTGGCCGACCTGCACCAGCTCCGCGGCCGCGTCGGGCGCTCCGACCGCAAGGCCTTCTGCTACCTGCTCGTGCCCTCCATTCACGGGCTCACGCGCGAGGCGCGCCAGCGCCTGCAGGCCATCGAGGAGTTCAGCGAGCTGGGGAGCGGCTTTTCCATCGCGATGCGCGACCTGGACATCCGCGGCGCGGGCAACCTGCTGGGTGCCGAGCAGAGCGGCTTCATCGAAGAGATCGGCTTCGAAACCTACCAGCAGATTCTCGACGAGGCGATCCGCGAACTGCGCGAGGAAGAGTTTGCGGACGTGCTGGGCGCGCCGCCCCCGAAGCCGCCCGAAACGAGCGTGGACGTCGAGGCCGATGCGTTCATTCCGGACACCTACGTCAGCAGCAACGTGGAGCGGCTCAACCTGTACCGACGCCTGAGCGAGGCAACCGACGAGGCGGCCATCGAGGCTTTCCGCGAGGAGCTGGCCGACCGGTTCGGGCCGGTTCCACCCGAAGTGGACAACCTGCTCTGGGCCGCCCGCCTCAAGCTGCTGGGTCAGGCGCTGCGCCTGCCGAAGGTGCTGTTCAAAAACCGGCGGCTCTTTCTGGAATTTCCGCTGCAGGACGAAGACCCGCACTTCTACGCGCACCATTTCATGCCGCTACTGGAGCGGCTGAGCCAGCTCGACCGCCGCTACGTGCTGAAGGACCAGAACAGAAAGCTGCGGGCCATCGTGCAGGACGTGCCCGATCTGGAAACGGCCTATCAGGTGCTTCGCCAGCTTCAGCCCGCCGAAGTGCCGGTCTCCTGA